A region of the Thermococcus sp. genome:
CATAAAGAGCTACACCAAGTGGAAGCTCTTCGAGGAGAACTCGCCGTTCAAACTGCCGACAGAGGCGGAAGCAGGGGACGTTCCGATAAAGGGGCACGTCGTTTTATCGGGAAGCGGTGCCGAGTTTAACCTTCCGTCCGGTGTTGAGCTGAGCGAGGGGACTTTAGGCCTTTCCCAGCCTGAGGAGTCGAGAATCCTCGGCTTCCACTTCTACGCCCTCAGGAAAGCATACAGGCTGAGGATTACCAGAGACCTGGTGGAACCCCTCGTCATAGTCTCCCACCTCTCAGCTAAGGCATTCATCAGCCACCACATAAGCATCGAGGCCGAGAACGTTAAAGCTCCGATAATAATCTATGATTTAGCCAAAGAAGGGATTAAATCCCTCGCGGTCGAGCTCAAAGCTAAGAACGCCGATCTTGAGGTTCTGACCGTTGGAAGGCATAAGAGCCTTTCGCACTACCTCCTTAGGGCAAGCCTTGGGGGAGGAACCAGAGTTAAGGCATTCACGGTCATAAGCGCCGGGAAAATGAGCCACCACCGCGAGGACTACTCCCTTGAAGGGGCAAAGAGTGAGCTGATACTCAGGGGCATGCCCATAGCCATTGGAAGCTCGGTGGACTACCTCACCAACGTCCTCCAGTACGGCGAAAGGAGCAAAAGCGAGACGAGGGTTCACGGCTTTTCATACGAGAACGGCTGGACGGTTCACAGGGGGGTTGCGAAGGTCTTTGAGAGCGCCAAGAACTCATCGAGCGGTGTGGTCTCCCAGATAACCATAATGGACGAGGGTTCACTCGGCGTCAGCGTACCGATGCTTGAGGTCGACACCGGCGAAATCGAGTCAGCCTTCCACTCCTCGGCGGTGAGGCAGTTCGACGAAGATGCGCTCTTCTACCTGAGGTCGAGGGGACTCGACAGCGACGAGGCAATGAGCCTCTTCGTCCACGGCATTGGAGAGGCTTTGAGCAGTCATCTCGAAAGGCTGAGGAGCAAGGCCAGGGGAAACGTAGGGGAGCTAATAGAGGGGCTTCTCTGAACTTTCTTTATCCCCATTAAGAAAAAGCTTTAAATCCTAATCGTGATTAGTACTAATCATGATTAGTGAATTTATTGACCGTGAAAACGAGCTTAAGTTGCTTGAAGAGCAGTGGGCGAATCTTCCTTCGTTTGTGGTTTTATACGGGAGGCGGAGGACGGGAAAAACCCGGCTTCTGGTTGAGTTTTCAAAGGGAAAGCGGGCGTTCTTTCACACATTTATGGAGGACACACGGGAAAGGCAGATAAGGAAACTCCGGGAGGAACTGGTTGCATTTTTCAACGATGAGCTGTTTCTGAGCCTCGACGACTGGTATTCCCTGTTCAAGTACCTATCATTAAAAATCGAGGAAAAAACGTTGATAATCCTCGACGAGTTCAGCTACGCCCTCAAGAGTGACAGGACGATACTAAGTGCCCTGCAGAGGGCCTGGGATCATGACCTCTCAAGAAAGCCGGTTATGCTGGTTTTATCCGGCTCACTCATAGGCATGATGGTTGATGAAGTCCTCAGCTATTCCTCCCCCCTCTATGGCAGGAGAACCGCAAGTTTTCGGCTCAGACCCCTTACCGTCTTTGATTCACTTAAGTTCTTCAGCGATTTTAGAACTGGCCTGGAGCTGTACATGCTCATAGGGGGTATTCCCTCTTACCTTATAGTGGCTTCCAGGTACAGGGACACCGAAACGTTTGTCGAGGAAACCTTTCTGAAGCCGGAAGGTTTCTTCTACGACGAGCCATATATC
Encoded here:
- a CDS encoding SufD family Fe-S cluster assembly protein, which gives rise to MFIEREALERLTYQKYGDSPTIKSYTKWKLFEENSPFKLPTEAEAGDVPIKGHVVLSGSGAEFNLPSGVELSEGTLGLSQPEESRILGFHFYALRKAYRLRITRDLVEPLVIVSHLSAKAFISHHISIEAENVKAPIIIYDLAKEGIKSLAVELKAKNADLEVLTVGRHKSLSHYLLRASLGGGTRVKAFTVISAGKMSHHREDYSLEGAKSELILRGMPIAIGSSVDYLTNVLQYGERSKSETRVHGFSYENGWTVHRGVAKVFESAKNSSSGVVSQITIMDEGSLGVSVPMLEVDTGEIESAFHSSAVRQFDEDALFYLRSRGLDSDEAMSLFVHGIGEALSSHLERLRSKARGNVGELIEGLL
- a CDS encoding ATP-binding protein, whose amino-acid sequence is MISEFIDRENELKLLEEQWANLPSFVVLYGRRRTGKTRLLVEFSKGKRAFFHTFMEDTRERQIRKLREELVAFFNDELFLSLDDWYSLFKYLSLKIEEKTLIILDEFSYALKSDRTILSALQRAWDHDLSRKPVMLVLSGSLIGMMVDEVLSYSSPLYGRRTASFRLRPLTVFDSLKFFSDFRTGLELYMLIGGIPSYLIVASRYRDTETFVEETFLKPEGFFYDEPYILLSGELRELKTYFSILSAMAHGKTRPSEIASYAGLDGRKVYPYLENLIRLGFVERELPVAKKEKRGIYRLKDPMLLTWFSIVPKNRTGIELGLVTYDDVKGDLQRILGVRFEDVAREFLIELNKAEKLPSKFTRIGRWWHRGEEIDLVAVDGNMKKVLLVEVKWKDMRKREARGVLKDLKRKFKLMGLEGWEAYFGLMARKVEGKGDLREEGFNVWDLDDLEVPRG